In Marispirochaeta aestuarii, the following proteins share a genomic window:
- a CDS encoding RsmE family RNA methyltransferase, which yields MNLLLCEPDEVDSGGQAELKGPRAEHLRKILRLKAGDSVAAGIIGQGTGKGRIESLSPGYALLTIHVTDPPEPLYPLSLAVGMVRPIQTRRILKTAASFGIREICFVPTALGEASYREAKIWDSYRDFLVEGASQGGICSLPEVLRFASLEEFLEETRRRDGRILFDLADTAAAPPEKSREALILIGSERGWTGKEHREILDAGFQLRGLGRRILTTETACTAATALTLRELGLF from the coding sequence GGGCGGAACACCTGAGAAAAATTCTCAGGCTCAAAGCGGGGGACTCCGTCGCCGCAGGGATCATCGGTCAGGGGACAGGGAAAGGACGCATCGAAAGTCTCAGCCCCGGATACGCCCTCCTCACCATACACGTTACGGATCCGCCCGAACCTCTCTATCCCTTGAGCCTTGCCGTCGGCATGGTCCGCCCCATCCAGACCAGACGCATACTGAAAACCGCCGCCTCCTTCGGCATCCGGGAAATCTGCTTCGTACCCACCGCCCTGGGGGAAGCCTCCTATCGGGAGGCGAAAATCTGGGACAGCTACCGGGACTTCCTGGTGGAAGGAGCCTCCCAGGGAGGAATATGCTCCCTGCCGGAGGTCCTTCGCTTCGCTTCCCTGGAAGAGTTTCTGGAAGAGACACGCCGCCGTGACGGGCGCATCCTCTTTGACCTTGCTGATACAGCTGCCGCCCCCCCGGAGAAGAGCAGGGAGGCGCTAATACTGATAGGTTCGGAACGGGGATGGACGGGGAAGGAACATCGCGAAATACTGGATGCGGGCTTTCAGCTCCGGGGTCTTGGCAGACGCATCCTGACCACAGAAACCGCCTGTACCGCAGCGACGGCCCTTACGCTGCGGGAACTCGGCCTTTTTTGA